A genome region from Pseudoalteromonas tetraodonis includes the following:
- the yihA gene encoding ribosome biogenesis GTP-binding protein YihA/YsxC, with the protein MLKSRIKYNTASFVTSAPDITKLPADTGIEVAFAGRSNAGKSSALNALTDQKLARTSKTPGRTQLINTFELADVDNMRLIDLPGYGFAKVPIEMKKKWQKSLGEYLQKRQSLKGIVVLMDIRHPLKDLDRDLINWAVGSEIPVLALLTKADKLKQGPRKSQVLSVRRELSELDGDITVHAFSSLKGTGLPEVAKKLDEWYLGPIVAVPPADLVAPDSE; encoded by the coding sequence GTGCTCAAATCTCGTATCAAGTATAACACTGCGTCTTTTGTTACAAGCGCGCCAGACATCACTAAATTACCTGCTGATACGGGAATTGAAGTCGCGTTTGCCGGTCGCTCTAATGCAGGTAAATCAAGTGCGCTAAATGCCCTAACCGATCAAAAGTTAGCACGAACCAGTAAAACACCCGGCCGTACTCAGCTGATCAACACCTTTGAACTTGCCGATGTAGATAATATGCGCCTAATTGACCTACCTGGCTATGGGTTTGCAAAAGTGCCGATTGAAATGAAAAAGAAATGGCAAAAATCGCTAGGCGAATACCTGCAAAAACGTCAAAGTTTAAAAGGTATTGTGGTATTAATGGATATTCGTCATCCATTAAAAGATTTAGACCGCGACTTAATTAATTGGGCTGTAGGCAGTGAAATTCCGGTATTGGCACTATTAACTAAAGCCGATAAGCTAAAGCAAGGTCCGCGTAAATCACAAGTTCTTAGCGTACGTCGTGAGTTAAGTGAATTAGATGGCGATATTACGGTTCATGCATTTTCATCACTTAAAGGCACCGGCTTACCAGAAGTCGCTAAAAAGCTAGATGAGTGGTATTTAGGCCCAATCGTGGCCGTTCCACCTGCTGATTTAGTAGCGCCAGATAGCGAATAA
- a CDS encoding c-type cytochrome, with product MKKIALSLTILLGALSASNATAFDGDVNAGKEKSATCAACHGPDGNAPVNIYPKIAGQHADYIYKQLTEFKLGMTSGGKEGRMNPVMSGMAMPLSDQDMKDLAAYFASLNMSEGATPKDVQETGAMLYKAGDAERGIPSCAACHGPRGNGSSLAKFPKISFQHPEYIKSQLEQFRDGVRNNDLNGVMQDIAKKLTDKDIETLSKYLGGLH from the coding sequence ATGAAAAAAATAGCACTATCTTTAACTATATTGCTTGGTGCGTTGTCAGCAAGCAACGCAACAGCATTTGATGGCGATGTAAACGCAGGTAAAGAAAAATCAGCAACGTGTGCGGCTTGTCACGGCCCAGACGGTAATGCGCCGGTTAACATCTACCCAAAAATTGCAGGCCAACACGCAGATTACATATACAAGCAACTTACTGAATTTAAATTAGGTATGACTTCGGGCGGTAAAGAAGGTCGTATGAATCCAGTAATGAGCGGTATGGCAATGCCATTAAGTGATCAAGATATGAAAGACTTGGCTGCTTACTTTGCTTCTTTGAACATGTCTGAAGGTGCTACACCGAAAGATGTTCAAGAAACAGGCGCAATGTTATATAAAGCAGGTGATGCTGAGCGCGGTATCCCATCATGTGCGGCTTGTCATGGTCCACGTGGTAATGGCTCTTCACTTGCTAAATTCCCAAAGATTTCTTTCCAACATCCAGAATACATCAAGTCACAACTTGAACAGTTCAGAGATGGTGTTCGTAATAACGACCTAAATGGTGTTATGCAGGACATTGCAAAGAAACTAACAGATAAAGACATTGAAACACTCTCTAAATACCTTGGTGGTCTACACTAA
- the yihI gene encoding Der GTPase-activating protein YihI, whose amino-acid sequence MSRKKKSRKIPSNGPVRLSQDKLKEMRALKEQRVKKTKGAKPGSRNAPDALSNDTQKAGSAAKDKRVGSKKAVPLVAPAAEPKIEMKRNLKPVAELKKAVEPELTPEQELEALENDERLLKLVERHEQGEMLTGKDAKYFNSRIARHQVLCKLLGIEDEEEFEDDFSDEDSNSDFDQYLSNDLANEWLDDDEDK is encoded by the coding sequence ATGAGTAGAAAGAAAAAGTCACGTAAAATTCCATCAAATGGTCCCGTTCGTTTAAGTCAAGATAAGCTTAAAGAAATGCGCGCATTGAAAGAGCAACGTGTTAAAAAAACTAAGGGCGCTAAGCCTGGTTCACGTAATGCACCGGATGCATTGAGTAATGACACTCAAAAAGCAGGTTCGGCTGCTAAAGATAAACGCGTTGGTAGTAAAAAAGCAGTGCCATTGGTTGCACCTGCTGCTGAACCAAAAATCGAAATGAAACGTAACCTTAAACCTGTAGCAGAGCTTAAAAAGGCTGTTGAACCAGAATTAACGCCTGAACAAGAGTTAGAAGCCCTTGAAAATGATGAGCGCTTACTTAAATTAGTTGAGCGTCATGAGCAAGGTGAAATGCTAACGGGTAAAGATGCAAAATACTTTAATAGCCGCATAGCGCGTCACCAAGTGCTTTGTAAATTATTAGGCATTGAAGATGAAGAAGAGTTTGAAGATGACTTCAGCGATGAAGACAGTAATTCAGACTTTGATCAATACCTATCAAACGATCTAGCGAATGAATGGCTAGATGACGACGAAGATAAGTAA
- a CDS encoding DUF2489 domain-containing protein — translation MSTAVILALVVGAAIIAGLAFYAGQLLYKLNVQKKLISKKQTEQQQKLKQSRLKRNAKLADSIHLIARAMNEKQCDYSEGCLRIWVLMSQYSFDTERDLTSAYPGIYKMYDVVKEMPTHDSRKKYAKKEIFKQDTARWRAEESLSDEIEADCKKIIVEFKAAQGSENVVFN, via the coding sequence ATGAGTACAGCAGTGATCTTAGCCTTAGTTGTAGGTGCTGCTATTATAGCGGGCTTGGCATTTTATGCGGGTCAGTTGCTCTATAAGCTAAATGTGCAAAAAAAGCTAATTAGCAAAAAACAGACAGAGCAACAGCAAAAGCTAAAACAGTCGCGTTTAAAGCGTAATGCGAAGTTAGCCGATAGTATTCATTTAATTGCACGTGCTATGAATGAAAAGCAATGTGATTACTCTGAGGGGTGCTTACGTATTTGGGTGCTTATGTCGCAATATAGTTTTGATACTGAGCGCGACCTAACGAGTGCATACCCGGGTATTTATAAAATGTACGACGTGGTAAAAGAAATGCCAACCCATGATTCGCGCAAAAAGTACGCTAAAAAAGAAATTTTTAAGCAAGACACGGCGCGCTGGCGCGCAGAAGAATCACTGAGTGATGAAATTGAAGCTGACTGTAAAAAAATTATTGTTGAGTTTAAAGCAGCCCAAGGCAGCGAAAACGTGGTTTTTAACTAG
- the hemN gene encoding oxygen-independent coproporphyrinogen III oxidase codes for MIKLPQWDQTLINKYNVSGPRYTSYPTALSLADGYQQQDLISAIESSQTRSLSLYIHIPFCSQLCYYCGCNKVITRHQSKADTYLDFLAKEIAAQAPLFQDYRVEQLHLGGGTPTFLTAAQMTRLVTLLEQHFNFSDTCERGIEIDPRSLADNMLVDLSELGFNRVSFGIQDFNDQVQLAVNRPQHVDEVKQLITQAKQLGFKSINADMIYGLPLQTPESFTQTIEQLIALNPDRVSVFNYAHLPERFAAQRKIKDADLPSAHNKLTMFKNTLEQMTQAGYQFIGMDHFAKVDNELAIAQNTNQLHRNFQGYTTHGECDLLGLGVSSISQIGTAILQNKKELKHYYQAVDEQAGSAINKGMHLTQDDLIRADAIKQLICQFELDMSVFANRHKISFNDYFQDALEALAPLIADEMVTIENNLISVTPKGNLFIRIICMCFDAHLQKQINATRFSRVI; via the coding sequence ATGATTAAACTTCCTCAATGGGATCAAACTTTAATAAACAAATACAATGTATCGGGCCCGCGTTATACGTCTTACCCGACCGCGCTTTCGTTAGCTGATGGTTATCAGCAACAAGATTTGATTAGCGCTATTGAATCATCGCAAACCCGTTCGTTGTCTTTATATATTCATATTCCTTTTTGTAGTCAGCTTTGTTATTACTGTGGCTGTAATAAAGTCATTACTCGCCACCAATCTAAAGCCGATACCTACCTAGACTTTTTAGCTAAAGAAATTGCAGCACAAGCGCCGCTGTTTCAAGATTATCGGGTTGAGCAATTACATTTGGGGGGCGGCACACCAACTTTTTTAACCGCAGCGCAAATGACGCGCTTAGTAACGCTACTAGAGCAACACTTTAACTTTAGCGATACCTGCGAGCGCGGTATCGAAATCGACCCTCGCTCACTGGCTGACAATATGCTGGTTGATTTAAGCGAGTTGGGGTTTAATCGTGTGTCATTTGGTATTCAAGATTTTAATGATCAGGTTCAGCTGGCTGTTAATCGCCCTCAGCATGTTGATGAGGTAAAGCAATTAATTACCCAAGCAAAACAGTTGGGCTTTAAATCAATTAATGCTGATATGATTTATGGCCTGCCACTACAAACACCTGAGAGCTTTACACAAACGATTGAGCAACTTATTGCCTTAAACCCTGACCGCGTTTCAGTATTTAACTACGCTCATTTACCAGAACGTTTTGCCGCCCAACGTAAAATTAAAGACGCCGATTTACCCAGTGCGCATAATAAGCTCACCATGTTTAAAAATACCCTAGAGCAAATGACGCAGGCGGGCTATCAATTTATAGGTATGGATCACTTTGCAAAAGTTGATAATGAGCTAGCCATTGCACAAAATACGAATCAGCTGCATCGTAATTTTCAAGGCTACACCACTCATGGCGAGTGCGACTTATTGGGCTTAGGTGTCTCGTCTATTTCACAAATAGGCACAGCGATATTACAAAATAAAAAAGAGTTAAAACATTATTATCAAGCAGTTGATGAGCAAGCAGGCAGTGCCATTAATAAAGGCATGCATTTAACCCAAGATGATCTTATTCGCGCCGATGCGATTAAGCAGCTTATTTGCCAGTTTGAGCTTGATATGAGCGTATTCGCTAACAGACATAAAATCAGCTTTAATGACTACTTTCAAGATGCTTTAGAGGCACTCGCACCATTAATTGCCGATGAAATGGTAACAATAGAAAACAACCTAATTAGCGTAACACCAAAAGGGAATTTATTTATTCGTATTATTTGTATGTGCTTTGATGCGCATTTACAAAAACAGATAAATGCCACTCGCTTCTCACGCGTTATATAA
- the yjgA gene encoding ribosome biogenesis factor YjgA, protein MAKKKGKPAEIEEEIIYVSKSELKREAQEFHQLGSEIAKMGKKQRERLPLNDDLKEAMVVADKISNKSDAYRRHLNYIAKTLRTVENIEEIKAIIDVMLNKNNQAEVMIKKIEQLRSDLIEQGDDLINETIEQYPALERQKMRQMVRNAAKEVKAEKPARSYKELFQYLKDAIM, encoded by the coding sequence ATGGCGAAGAAAAAAGGCAAGCCTGCTGAAATTGAAGAAGAAATTATATATGTATCAAAAAGTGAACTTAAGCGCGAAGCGCAAGAGTTTCATCAGTTAGGATCTGAAATTGCCAAAATGGGTAAAAAGCAGCGTGAACGCCTGCCGCTCAATGATGACTTAAAAGAAGCAATGGTGGTTGCTGATAAAATAAGTAATAAAAGTGATGCTTACCGCCGACATTTAAATTACATCGCAAAAACCCTTCGTACAGTAGAAAATATTGAAGAAATTAAAGCGATCATTGATGTCATGCTTAATAAAAATAACCAAGCTGAGGTTATGATCAAAAAAATTGAGCAACTGCGCAGTGATTTAATTGAACAAGGCGATGACTTAATCAACGAAACAATTGAACAATATCCAGCTCTTGAGCGCCAAAAAATGCGCCAAATGGTGCGTAATGCTGCCAAAGAAGTAAAAGCCGAAAAACCAGCGAGAAGCTACAAAGAGTTATTTCAGTACTTAAAAGACGCCATAATGTAA
- the pmbA gene encoding metalloprotease PmbA, whose protein sequence is MKSQHQDPIYSQISQVKDAVSEVLEHAKKLGATAAEAAMSSTSGLSVSTRMGEVETIEFNQDGGLGISVYVGNNKGSASTADLNPKTLRAVVEKAIDIAKFTSDDPCNGIADKELLEFAPKDLDLFHPWDVSPEQGIDLCHAAEQAALNADERIVNSDGASFSSHQGLRVYGNSHGLIAGFPRTRHSISTMVIGKEGEHMQRDSAYTISRDQAGLKDAASVGLEAAAETLAKLNSQKLGTMKVPVIFRADIANSLFGHLVSAIGGGALYRKSSFLLDSLGTQVFSKTVNISERPHLLKGLASSPFDSEGVKTLDREIIHGGELQTYLLASYAARKMNMTPTGHAGGIHNWLVEQTHQDLTALLKTMGTGLLVTELMGQGVNTVTGDYSRGAAGFWVENGEIQYPVSEITIAGNLKDMFKGISAIGGDIERRGGIQTGSVLIEQMQVAGA, encoded by the coding sequence ATGAAAAGCCAACACCAAGATCCAATTTATTCGCAAATCTCTCAAGTAAAAGACGCTGTATCAGAAGTACTTGAACATGCTAAAAAACTAGGTGCTACCGCTGCAGAAGCTGCTATGTCTAGCACTTCGGGGCTGTCGGTAAGTACGCGCATGGGGGAGGTAGAAACCATTGAGTTTAATCAAGACGGTGGTTTAGGTATTAGCGTGTATGTTGGCAATAACAAAGGCTCGGCATCAACGGCTGATTTAAATCCTAAAACATTACGTGCTGTGGTCGAAAAAGCCATCGATATTGCTAAATTCACTTCAGACGATCCATGTAATGGCATTGCTGATAAAGAACTGCTTGAGTTTGCCCCTAAAGATCTAGACTTGTTTCATCCTTGGGATGTAAGCCCAGAGCAAGGGATTGATTTATGTCATGCCGCAGAGCAAGCCGCATTAAACGCCGATGAGCGAATTGTGAATTCAGATGGCGCTAGCTTTTCATCGCATCAAGGTTTGCGAGTATATGGTAACAGCCATGGTTTAATTGCCGGCTTTCCACGTACTCGCCACAGCATAAGCACTATGGTGATAGGTAAAGAGGGCGAGCATATGCAGCGCGACTCAGCCTACACGATTTCTCGCGATCAAGCGGGGTTAAAAGATGCTGCAAGTGTTGGACTTGAAGCTGCAGCAGAAACCCTAGCAAAACTAAACAGCCAAAAACTAGGCACCATGAAAGTGCCGGTTATTTTTAGAGCCGATATTGCTAATTCATTGTTTGGCCATTTGGTATCAGCAATTGGTGGTGGCGCACTGTATCGTAAATCCAGCTTTTTATTGGATAGCTTAGGCACGCAGGTATTTAGCAAAACCGTTAATATTTCAGAGCGTCCGCACTTACTTAAAGGCTTAGCATCATCGCCATTTGATAGCGAAGGGGTTAAAACTCTCGACAGAGAAATAATTCACGGTGGCGAGTTACAAACGTATTTATTAGCAAGCTATGCTGCACGTAAAATGAATATGACCCCAACAGGGCACGCTGGCGGTATTCATAATTGGTTAGTAGAACAGACGCATCAAGATTTAACTGCATTATTAAAAACCATGGGTACGGGCTTATTAGTTACAGAATTGATGGGGCAGGGCGTGAATACCGTAACCGGTGACTACTCTCGCGGTGCGGCTGGTTTTTGGGTTGAAAATGGGGAAATACAATACCCAGTAAGCGAAATTACGATTGCTGGTAATTTAAAAGATATGTTCAAAGGTATTTCCGCTATAGGTGGCGATATAGAGCGTCGCGGCGGGATTCAGACTGGTTCAGTACTGATTGAACAAATGCAAGTAGCAGGTGCTTAA
- a CDS encoding DUF721 domain-containing protein yields the protein MAKDRYAPKPLTDIMAGLNNRLAAYAGKSQALDTQQQLLRDFLGPKLGEKCRVSNYRDGTLMIEAVSAPIALRLNYLKMDMQSHFRAAGMAELGQIKITANPQATQRLSTRLKVADGKPTNSLKMSEQTADYLNAIADSAPPSLKEKLQRLALHGKNKP from the coding sequence ATGGCTAAAGATAGATATGCGCCAAAACCGTTAACCGATATTATGGCTGGGCTGAACAACCGCTTAGCAGCCTATGCGGGAAAAAGCCAAGCACTGGATACACAGCAACAATTGTTGCGCGATTTCTTAGGCCCTAAGTTAGGTGAAAAGTGCCGAGTAAGTAATTACCGTGACGGCACCTTAATGATAGAAGCCGTTTCTGCACCTATTGCCCTTAGGCTTAATTATTTAAAAATGGACATGCAATCGCATTTTAGAGCCGCGGGTATGGCCGAGCTTGGGCAAATAAAAATTACTGCCAATCCACAGGCAACTCAACGGTTAAGCACTCGACTTAAAGTGGCTGATGGCAAACCAACGAACTCCCTTAAAATGAGTGAACAAACGGCTGATTATTTAAATGCGATCGCCGATTCTGCTCCACCGTCATTAAAAGAAAAGCTTCAACGCTTAGCTTTACATGGTAAAAATAAACCTTAA